The Cucumis melo cultivar AY chromosome 6, USDA_Cmelo_AY_1.0, whole genome shotgun sequence genome includes a region encoding these proteins:
- the LOC103493276 gene encoding mechanosensitive ion channel protein 2, chloroplastic-like isoform X3: MTNQPLDLPGMKASIVTLTRFCNVLGGCPPSVIKLVPPVCIIIFAVWGLGPFLRHTRSLFHNDSNWKKSRTYNVMTLYLQPLLLWTGATLICRALDPVVLRTESSQVVKQRVLNFVRSLSTVLASAYCLSSMIQQAQKFFSENTESSDARNMGFQFAWKAVYSAVWVAAISLFMELLGFSTQKLLTAGGLGTVLLTLAGREIFTNFLSSVMIHATRPFVVNEWIQTKIEGYEVSGTVEHVGWWSPTIIRGEDREAVHIPNHQFTMNVVRNLSQKTHWRIKTHLAISHLDVNKINNIVADMRKVLAKNPQVEQQRLHRRVFLENVDSENQALLILISCFVKTSHFEEYLCVKEAIILDLLRVIRHHGARLATPIRTMQKMHSDSDLESVPFSDSIFGHRGATLNRRMLMIEPPYKVHGEDRKQSHSRTSRTTGEQNGKPIARSSGDSKAAKETMSSDRKTEVKTGGDADTKKHSKVSMSVSEDKSSNELKHKPSSKSAASTSDMPTSDAKPTKSDADNSLEDSSPKQSEDSFGSNMQNFKPSLPAVSSPEDVKKPGGTTSAAASQQRIVGEQTTVPNPSTKKPGVEENIILGVALDGPKRTLPIEDNLPTAASGAKDLAVFNGATMADKNTKCQSPSSPTTSSSEQ; encoded by the exons ATGACAAACCAACCACTGGATCTTCCTGGGATGAAGGCTTCTATAGTGACATTGACGAG GTTTTGTAATGTATTAGGTGGTTGTCCTCCTTCAGTGATTAAGTTAGTTCCCCCAGTTTGTATTATAATATTTGCTGTATGGGGTCTTGGACCATTTTTGCGTCATACAAGAAGCCTATTCCAT AATGATAGTAACTGGAAGAAAAGTCGGACGTATAATGTCATGACCTTGTATCTTCAACCATTATTGCTATGGACTGGAGCCACACTTATTTGCAG AGCTTTAGATCCTGTAGTTTTACGTACAGAGTCCAGCCAAGTTGTGAAGCAACGAGTGTTGAATTTTGTTAGGTCATTGTCCACTGTGCTGGCCTCTGCATATTGTTTATCTAG CATGATTCAACAAGCACAGAAATTCTTCTCAGAGAATACTGAATCCAGTGACGCCAGAAAT ATGGGCTTTCAATTTGCTTGGAAAGCTGTATACTCCGCAGTATGGGTTGCTGCTATCTCATTGTTCATGGAGCTATTGGGCTTTTCAACCCAAAAATTGCTTACAGCTGGAGGTCTTGGGACCGTATTGTTGACATTAGCTGGCCGTGAG ATTTTCACCAACTTTCTTTCAAGTGTGATGATTCATGCAACTCGTCCTTTTGTTGTTAACGAGTGGATCCAAACAAAGATTGAGGGCTACGAAGTTTCTGGTACTGTTGAG CACGTAGGGTGGTGGTCGCCAACAATCATTAGAGGTGAAGATCGTGAAGCAGTTCACATACCAAACCATCAATTTACCATGAATGTCGTTAGAAATCTCAGTCAAAAAACTCACTGGCGGATTAAAACCCACCTTGCCATCAGCCATTTGGACGTCAATAAAATCAAC AACATTGTCGCAGACATGCGTAAAGTCTTGGCAAAGAACCCTCAAGTTGAACAACAGAGATTGCATAGaagagtatttttggaaaacGTGGATTCTGAAAATCAGGCACTTTTG ATTTTGATATCTTGTTTTGTCAAGACTTCACATTTTGAAGAATACCTATGTGTAAAG GAAGCTATAATTTTGGATCTTCTTAGAGTCATTAGGCACCACGGGGCTCGACTTGCCACGCCAATCCGCACAATGCAGAAGATGCATAGTGATTCAGACTTGGAAAGTGTTCCATTTTCTGATTCAATATTTGGCCACCGTGGTGCAACTTTGAATCGCCGCATGCTAATGATTGAGCCTCCTTATAAAGTTCATGGAGAAGATAGAAAACAAAGCCATAGCAGGACATCACGCACAACTGGAGAACAAAATGGTAAGCCCATTGCACGGTCATCGGGTGACAGCAAAGCAGCTAAAGAGACAATGTCATCTGATAGAAAGACAGAAGTAAAGACTGGAGGAGACGCTGATACAAAAAAGCATTCCAAAGTTTCAATGTCAGTCTCTGAAGACAAATCAAGCAATGAACTGAAACATAAACCATCATCAAAGTCTGCTGCAAGTACCTCTGATATGCCAACTTCTGATGCCAAACCAACTAAATCAGATGCTGATAATTCATTGGAAGATTCCAGTCCCAAGCAATCCGAAGACAGCTTTGGAAGTAACATGCAGAACTTCAAGCCTTCCCTTCCTGCTGTTTCCTCTCCGGAAGATGTTAAGAAACCTGGAGGAACTACTTCAGCAGCAGCTTCACAGCAAAGAATCGTAGGTGAGCAGACAACAGTTCCAAATCCATCAACAAAGAAGCCTGGCGTGGAAGAGAATATAATTCTTGGTGTTGCTTTGGATGGCCCTAAGAGAACACTTCCTATTGAGGACAATTTACCTACTGCCGCATCAGGAGCAAAAGATTTGGCTGTATTCAATGGAGCAACAATGGCAGATAAGAATACGAAATGTCAGTCTCCTTCATCTCCTACCACATCTTCTAGTGAACAGTGA
- the LOC103493276 gene encoding mechanosensitive ion channel protein 2, chloroplastic-like isoform X2 — MVLVGSLQLSYHLGPWRNYLHEENLKFTSQSYGIRLLNVASSSSLLIQCIQVPVIIDDKPTTGSSWDEGFYSDIDENDSNWKKSRTYNVMTLYLQPLLLWTGATLICRALDPVVLRTESSQVVKQRVLNFVRSLSTVLASAYCLSSMIQQAQKFFSENTESSDARNMGFQFAWKAVYSAVWVAAISLFMELLGFSTQKLLTAGGLGTVLLTLAGREIFTNFLSSVMIHATRPFVVNEWIQTKIEGYEVSGTVEHVGWWSPTIIRGEDREAVHIPNHQFTMNVVRNLSQKTHWRIKTHLAISHLDVNKINNIVADMRKVLAKNPQVEQQRLHRRVFLENVDSENQALLILISCFVKTSHFEEYLCVKEAIILDLLRVIRHHGARLATPIRTMQKMHSDSDLESVPFSDSIFGHRGATLNRRMLMIEPPYKVHGEDRKQSHSRTSRTTGEQNGKPIARSSGDSKAAKETMSSDRKTEVKTGGDADTKKHSKVSMSVSEDKSSNELKHKPSSKSAASTSDMPTSDAKPTKSDADNSLEDSSPKQSEDSFGSNMQNFKPSLPAVSSPEDVKKPGGTTSAAASQQRIVGEQTTVPNPSTKKPGVEENIILGVALDGPKRTLPIEDNLPTAASGAKDLAVFNGATMADKNTKCQSPSSPTTSSSEQ; from the exons ATGGTTCTTGTTGGGTCTTTGCAACTGTCCTATCATCTGGGACCGTGGAGAAATTATTTGCATGAAGAAAATCTGAAG TTTACATCCCAGAGCTATGGCATCCGGCTTCTGAATGTAGCCAGTTCATCATCTCTTTTG ATACAATGTATTCAGGTGCCAGTCATCATTGATGACAAACCAACCACTGGATCTTCCTGGGATGAAGGCTTCTATAGTGACATTGACGAG AATGATAGTAACTGGAAGAAAAGTCGGACGTATAATGTCATGACCTTGTATCTTCAACCATTATTGCTATGGACTGGAGCCACACTTATTTGCAG AGCTTTAGATCCTGTAGTTTTACGTACAGAGTCCAGCCAAGTTGTGAAGCAACGAGTGTTGAATTTTGTTAGGTCATTGTCCACTGTGCTGGCCTCTGCATATTGTTTATCTAG CATGATTCAACAAGCACAGAAATTCTTCTCAGAGAATACTGAATCCAGTGACGCCAGAAAT ATGGGCTTTCAATTTGCTTGGAAAGCTGTATACTCCGCAGTATGGGTTGCTGCTATCTCATTGTTCATGGAGCTATTGGGCTTTTCAACCCAAAAATTGCTTACAGCTGGAGGTCTTGGGACCGTATTGTTGACATTAGCTGGCCGTGAG ATTTTCACCAACTTTCTTTCAAGTGTGATGATTCATGCAACTCGTCCTTTTGTTGTTAACGAGTGGATCCAAACAAAGATTGAGGGCTACGAAGTTTCTGGTACTGTTGAG CACGTAGGGTGGTGGTCGCCAACAATCATTAGAGGTGAAGATCGTGAAGCAGTTCACATACCAAACCATCAATTTACCATGAATGTCGTTAGAAATCTCAGTCAAAAAACTCACTGGCGGATTAAAACCCACCTTGCCATCAGCCATTTGGACGTCAATAAAATCAAC AACATTGTCGCAGACATGCGTAAAGTCTTGGCAAAGAACCCTCAAGTTGAACAACAGAGATTGCATAGaagagtatttttggaaaacGTGGATTCTGAAAATCAGGCACTTTTG ATTTTGATATCTTGTTTTGTCAAGACTTCACATTTTGAAGAATACCTATGTGTAAAG GAAGCTATAATTTTGGATCTTCTTAGAGTCATTAGGCACCACGGGGCTCGACTTGCCACGCCAATCCGCACAATGCAGAAGATGCATAGTGATTCAGACTTGGAAAGTGTTCCATTTTCTGATTCAATATTTGGCCACCGTGGTGCAACTTTGAATCGCCGCATGCTAATGATTGAGCCTCCTTATAAAGTTCATGGAGAAGATAGAAAACAAAGCCATAGCAGGACATCACGCACAACTGGAGAACAAAATGGTAAGCCCATTGCACGGTCATCGGGTGACAGCAAAGCAGCTAAAGAGACAATGTCATCTGATAGAAAGACAGAAGTAAAGACTGGAGGAGACGCTGATACAAAAAAGCATTCCAAAGTTTCAATGTCAGTCTCTGAAGACAAATCAAGCAATGAACTGAAACATAAACCATCATCAAAGTCTGCTGCAAGTACCTCTGATATGCCAACTTCTGATGCCAAACCAACTAAATCAGATGCTGATAATTCATTGGAAGATTCCAGTCCCAAGCAATCCGAAGACAGCTTTGGAAGTAACATGCAGAACTTCAAGCCTTCCCTTCCTGCTGTTTCCTCTCCGGAAGATGTTAAGAAACCTGGAGGAACTACTTCAGCAGCAGCTTCACAGCAAAGAATCGTAGGTGAGCAGACAACAGTTCCAAATCCATCAACAAAGAAGCCTGGCGTGGAAGAGAATATAATTCTTGGTGTTGCTTTGGATGGCCCTAAGAGAACACTTCCTATTGAGGACAATTTACCTACTGCCGCATCAGGAGCAAAAGATTTGGCTGTATTCAATGGAGCAACAATGGCAGATAAGAATACGAAATGTCAGTCTCCTTCATCTCCTACCACATCTTCTAGTGAACAGTGA
- the LOC103493277 gene encoding very-long-chain (3R)-3-hydroxyacyl-CoA dehydratase PASTICCINO 2A, producing the protein MAGFLSTLRRLYLTIYNWTLFFGWVQVFYFCIKQLKESGHQQVYNAVERPLQFSQTAAVLEILHGLVGLVRSPVTATLPQIGSRLYVTWGILWSFPEVRNHILVTSLVVSWSITEIIRYAFYGMKETFGFAPSLLLWLRYSTFLLLYVTGISSEVGLIYLALPYMKESGKYSYRMPNKWNFSFDYFYAAILVLAIYAPGSPHMYSYMLVQRSKALSKSKKE; encoded by the exons ATGGCAGGATTTTTGTCAACTCTTAGGCGTCTCTACCTCACCATTTACAATTGGACTCTCTTCTTCGGATG GGTTCAAGTCTTCTATTTCTGTATCAAGCAATTGAAGGAATCTGGTCACCAACAGGTCTACAATGCCGTTGAACGCCCTCTTCAGTTTTCCCAAACCGCCGCTGTTTTAGAG ATTCTCCATGGCCTCGTTG GTCTTGTGAGATCCCCTGTAACAGCAACATTACCACAGATTGGTTCAAGATTGTATGTGACTTGGGGCATCTTATGGAGTTTCCCCGAG GTGAGAAATCATATACTCGTTACCTCCTTGGTTGTCAGCTGGTCCATCACAGAG ATTATCCGCTATGCATTTTATGGCATGAAGGAGACGTTTGGTTTTGCACCGTCGTTGCTTCTATGGCTAAG GTATAGCACATTCCTATTGTTGTATGTAACTGGTATCAGTAGTGAAGTTGGTCTGATCTATCTGGCTCTTCCTTACATGAAG GAATCTGGGAAGTATTCATATAGGATGCCAAACAAATGGAACTTCTCGTTCGATTACTTCTATGCAGCGATACTTGTCCTTGCAATCTATGCACCAG GAAGTCCTCATATGTATAGCTACATGCTTGTTCAGAGATCAAAAGCTCTCTCAAAATCCAAAAAAGAGTAG
- the LOC103493276 gene encoding mechanosensitive ion channel protein 2, chloroplastic-like isoform X1, whose product MVLVGSLQLSYHLGPWRNYLHEENLKFTSQSYGIRLLNVASSSSLLFQKDTWSTHLFSMKYPPNYTVPSRYNVFRCQSSLMTNQPLDLPGMKASIVTLTRFCNVLGGCPPSVIKLVPPVCIIIFAVWGLGPFLRHTRSLFHNDSNWKKSRTYNVMTLYLQPLLLWTGATLICRALDPVVLRTESSQVVKQRVLNFVRSLSTVLASAYCLSSMIQQAQKFFSENTESSDARNMGFQFAWKAVYSAVWVAAISLFMELLGFSTQKLLTAGGLGTVLLTLAGREIFTNFLSSVMIHATRPFVVNEWIQTKIEGYEVSGTVEHVGWWSPTIIRGEDREAVHIPNHQFTMNVVRNLSQKTHWRIKTHLAISHLDVNKINNIVADMRKVLAKNPQVEQQRLHRRVFLENVDSENQALLILISCFVKTSHFEEYLCVKEAIILDLLRVIRHHGARLATPIRTMQKMHSDSDLESVPFSDSIFGHRGATLNRRMLMIEPPYKVHGEDRKQSHSRTSRTTGEQNGKPIARSSGDSKAAKETMSSDRKTEVKTGGDADTKKHSKVSMSVSEDKSSNELKHKPSSKSAASTSDMPTSDAKPTKSDADNSLEDSSPKQSEDSFGSNMQNFKPSLPAVSSPEDVKKPGGTTSAAASQQRIVGEQTTVPNPSTKKPGVEENIILGVALDGPKRTLPIEDNLPTAASGAKDLAVFNGATMADKNTKCQSPSSPTTSSSEQ is encoded by the exons ATGGTTCTTGTTGGGTCTTTGCAACTGTCCTATCATCTGGGACCGTGGAGAAATTATTTGCATGAAGAAAATCTGAAG TTTACATCCCAGAGCTATGGCATCCGGCTTCTGAATGTAGCCAGTTCATCATCTCTTTTG TTTCAGAAGGACACTTGGAGCACTCATTTATTTAGCATGAAATACCCACCTAATTACACTGTGCCTTCCAGATACAATGTATTCAGGTGCCAGTCATCATTGATGACAAACCAACCACTGGATCTTCCTGGGATGAAGGCTTCTATAGTGACATTGACGAG GTTTTGTAATGTATTAGGTGGTTGTCCTCCTTCAGTGATTAAGTTAGTTCCCCCAGTTTGTATTATAATATTTGCTGTATGGGGTCTTGGACCATTTTTGCGTCATACAAGAAGCCTATTCCAT AATGATAGTAACTGGAAGAAAAGTCGGACGTATAATGTCATGACCTTGTATCTTCAACCATTATTGCTATGGACTGGAGCCACACTTATTTGCAG AGCTTTAGATCCTGTAGTTTTACGTACAGAGTCCAGCCAAGTTGTGAAGCAACGAGTGTTGAATTTTGTTAGGTCATTGTCCACTGTGCTGGCCTCTGCATATTGTTTATCTAG CATGATTCAACAAGCACAGAAATTCTTCTCAGAGAATACTGAATCCAGTGACGCCAGAAAT ATGGGCTTTCAATTTGCTTGGAAAGCTGTATACTCCGCAGTATGGGTTGCTGCTATCTCATTGTTCATGGAGCTATTGGGCTTTTCAACCCAAAAATTGCTTACAGCTGGAGGTCTTGGGACCGTATTGTTGACATTAGCTGGCCGTGAG ATTTTCACCAACTTTCTTTCAAGTGTGATGATTCATGCAACTCGTCCTTTTGTTGTTAACGAGTGGATCCAAACAAAGATTGAGGGCTACGAAGTTTCTGGTACTGTTGAG CACGTAGGGTGGTGGTCGCCAACAATCATTAGAGGTGAAGATCGTGAAGCAGTTCACATACCAAACCATCAATTTACCATGAATGTCGTTAGAAATCTCAGTCAAAAAACTCACTGGCGGATTAAAACCCACCTTGCCATCAGCCATTTGGACGTCAATAAAATCAAC AACATTGTCGCAGACATGCGTAAAGTCTTGGCAAAGAACCCTCAAGTTGAACAACAGAGATTGCATAGaagagtatttttggaaaacGTGGATTCTGAAAATCAGGCACTTTTG ATTTTGATATCTTGTTTTGTCAAGACTTCACATTTTGAAGAATACCTATGTGTAAAG GAAGCTATAATTTTGGATCTTCTTAGAGTCATTAGGCACCACGGGGCTCGACTTGCCACGCCAATCCGCACAATGCAGAAGATGCATAGTGATTCAGACTTGGAAAGTGTTCCATTTTCTGATTCAATATTTGGCCACCGTGGTGCAACTTTGAATCGCCGCATGCTAATGATTGAGCCTCCTTATAAAGTTCATGGAGAAGATAGAAAACAAAGCCATAGCAGGACATCACGCACAACTGGAGAACAAAATGGTAAGCCCATTGCACGGTCATCGGGTGACAGCAAAGCAGCTAAAGAGACAATGTCATCTGATAGAAAGACAGAAGTAAAGACTGGAGGAGACGCTGATACAAAAAAGCATTCCAAAGTTTCAATGTCAGTCTCTGAAGACAAATCAAGCAATGAACTGAAACATAAACCATCATCAAAGTCTGCTGCAAGTACCTCTGATATGCCAACTTCTGATGCCAAACCAACTAAATCAGATGCTGATAATTCATTGGAAGATTCCAGTCCCAAGCAATCCGAAGACAGCTTTGGAAGTAACATGCAGAACTTCAAGCCTTCCCTTCCTGCTGTTTCCTCTCCGGAAGATGTTAAGAAACCTGGAGGAACTACTTCAGCAGCAGCTTCACAGCAAAGAATCGTAGGTGAGCAGACAACAGTTCCAAATCCATCAACAAAGAAGCCTGGCGTGGAAGAGAATATAATTCTTGGTGTTGCTTTGGATGGCCCTAAGAGAACACTTCCTATTGAGGACAATTTACCTACTGCCGCATCAGGAGCAAAAGATTTGGCTGTATTCAATGGAGCAACAATGGCAGATAAGAATACGAAATGTCAGTCTCCTTCATCTCCTACCACATCTTCTAGTGAACAGTGA